Proteins from a single region of Candidatus Methanosuratincola sp.:
- a CDS encoding UbiD family decarboxylase, translating into MSLREFIESERTAAGGGVLEIEDEVSTEYEGAALMKEHDGGPILLFKRMRGYAHQAVAGVCGTRERIYRAIGADRETYCRRLSWAVQNPKPPEAVEGGPVIDVIEPPDLDSLPIFKHYEKDPGKYITSGIVVARSVDGSFQNASVHRMLVLGKDRLAIRIVPRHLYAMREDAAMVGKDLQVAVVIGTHPAVMVGVNSGPDYKVNELWVANSLLGGRLKVVRCPDVEIDVPCDAEFVLEGEISADETADEGPFVDLTGTYDIVRKQPVVRIRRVLRRRAPIYQALLPGGSEHKLLMGVPKEVRMYEAVSKAVPKVKGVRLTPGGCCWFHAVVSIKKQADGDGKNAALAALGSNPSLKHVVVVDEDVDIDNPEEVEWAIATRFQGDRDLIVVGGARGSTLDPSSDQTKILTAKLGIDATIPWSKPKEKFLRASIPERARTG; encoded by the coding sequence TTGAGTCTCAGGGAGTTCATAGAGTCGGAGCGGACCGCAGCCGGCGGCGGCGTACTTGAGATTGAGGACGAGGTATCGACCGAGTACGAGGGTGCCGCCCTGATGAAAGAACACGACGGCGGACCGATCCTCTTGTTCAAGAGGATGAGAGGGTATGCCCACCAGGCGGTGGCAGGGGTCTGCGGAACGCGCGAAAGGATATACAGGGCGATAGGGGCAGACAGGGAGACGTACTGCAGGAGGCTTTCGTGGGCGGTCCAGAACCCCAAGCCGCCCGAGGCGGTGGAGGGCGGGCCAGTGATTGATGTGATCGAGCCGCCCGACCTGGACAGCTTGCCGATATTCAAGCACTACGAGAAGGATCCCGGGAAGTACATTACCTCCGGCATCGTGGTCGCAAGGAGCGTAGACGGGAGCTTCCAGAACGCGTCCGTGCACAGGATGCTGGTCCTCGGCAAGGACAGGCTGGCGATCAGGATCGTGCCTAGGCACCTCTATGCGATGAGGGAGGATGCAGCAATGGTGGGCAAGGACCTACAGGTCGCCGTAGTCATAGGCACCCACCCCGCCGTGATGGTCGGAGTGAACTCCGGCCCGGACTACAAGGTCAACGAGCTCTGGGTCGCCAACTCGCTGCTCGGGGGGAGGTTGAAGGTCGTGAGGTGCCCGGACGTTGAGATCGACGTGCCATGCGACGCGGAGTTTGTGCTCGAGGGCGAGATAAGCGCCGACGAGACTGCGGACGAGGGGCCCTTCGTCGACCTGACCGGTACCTACGACATAGTGAGGAAGCAGCCGGTGGTCAGGATCAGGAGGGTGCTGAGAAGGAGGGCCCCAATCTACCAGGCGCTGCTTCCCGGCGGGAGTGAGCACAAGCTGCTGATGGGAGTCCCCAAGGAAGTCAGGATGTATGAGGCGGTCTCAAAGGCGGTCCCGAAGGTCAAGGGCGTGAGGCTTACCCCTGGAGGGTGCTGCTGGTTCCACGCCGTGGTGTCAATAAAGAAGCAGGCAGACGGCGACGGGAAGAACGCGGCGCTGGCCGCACTCGGATCGAACCCAAGCCTGAAGCACGTCGTGGTGGTCGACGAGGACGTGGACATCGACAACCCCGAGGAGGTCGAGTGGGCCATCGCCACAAGGTTCCAGGGGGACAGGGACCTGATAGTTGTAGGGGGTGCGAGGGGTTCTACGCTCGATCCCTCCTCGGACCAGACCAAGATTCTGACCGCAAAGCTCGGGATCGATGCGACCATCCCCTGGAGCAAGCCCAAGGAGAAGTTCTTGCGGGCCTCGATACCAGAGAGGGCGAGGACAGGGTAG
- a CDS encoding aconitase X catalytic domain-containing protein, with protein MDLDGEEELMLGGREGTAVRKAMELLVAIGEVMGAERMVKISSAQVSGVSYGNIGEAGLEFLEDWAENGARVRVPTTLNPCGMDLERWQEMGVDEHYREKQLRIIEAFRSMGVITTCTCTPYLVGNLPREGDHVAWSESSAVCYANSVIGARTNREGGPSALAAAIVGRTPMYGLHLEENRAPTVIIEVEAELRTRHDFSLLGYAVGRRIGTGVPLFKGIRRADRDCLKMMCAALAASGGIALFHIPGLTPEGGRWRCEGLERVTIGDREIEDCRNALTSGGEPDLCCIGCPHCSLEELGEVARLVKGRKVAQGKGLWVWTSKRVRDEGERAGHVRTIEEGGGKVFADTCMVVCPLERAGFGHMVTDSCKAAHYVPSTAGMKVRVAGLREAVESVLEHE; from the coding sequence TTGGACCTCGACGGTGAAGAGGAATTGATGCTCGGCGGGAGGGAGGGTACCGCTGTCAGAAAGGCGATGGAGCTGCTCGTGGCGATCGGGGAGGTCATGGGGGCCGAGAGGATGGTGAAGATCTCCAGCGCCCAGGTCTCAGGGGTATCGTACGGAAACATAGGCGAGGCAGGACTTGAGTTCTTGGAGGACTGGGCCGAGAACGGCGCCAGGGTCAGGGTCCCGACCACGCTCAACCCATGCGGGATGGATCTGGAAAGGTGGCAGGAGATGGGGGTCGATGAACATTATCGGGAGAAGCAGCTCAGGATCATCGAGGCGTTCAGGAGTATGGGGGTGATTACGACCTGCACCTGCACCCCGTACCTGGTCGGGAATCTCCCGAGGGAGGGGGACCACGTCGCCTGGTCCGAGTCGTCCGCGGTATGCTACGCCAACTCCGTGATAGGGGCCAGGACGAACAGGGAGGGCGGGCCCTCGGCTCTCGCAGCGGCGATTGTTGGCAGGACACCGATGTACGGTCTCCACCTGGAGGAAAACCGGGCACCGACGGTGATCATCGAGGTGGAGGCGGAGCTCAGGACGAGGCACGATTTCAGCCTATTAGGGTACGCAGTCGGCAGGAGAATCGGCACGGGGGTGCCGCTCTTCAAAGGGATACGCCGGGCTGACCGGGACTGCCTCAAGATGATGTGCGCCGCGCTCGCGGCTTCTGGCGGGATTGCCCTATTCCACATACCCGGGCTGACGCCAGAGGGCGGCAGGTGGCGGTGCGAAGGGCTCGAGCGGGTGACGATCGGCGACCGCGAGATCGAGGACTGCCGCAATGCGCTCACCTCCGGGGGCGAACCGGACCTCTGCTGCATCGGGTGCCCACACTGCAGCCTTGAAGAGCTGGGGGAGGTCGCACGGCTCGTCAAGGGGAGGAAGGTCGCCCAGGGGAAGGGGCTCTGGGTATGGACATCGAAGAGGGTCAGGGACGAAGGCGAGCGGGCCGGGCACGTCCGCACGATCGAGGAGGGGGGCGGCAAGGTATTTGCTGATACGTGCATGGTCGTCTGCCCCCTCGAAAGGGCAGGTTTCGGGCATATGGTGACGGACTCGTGCAAGGCAGCACACTACGTTCCCTCGACCGCGGGCATGAAGGTCAGGGTCGCCGGTCTGCGCGAGGCTGTGGAGAGCGTGTTGGAGCATGAATGA
- a CDS encoding DUF126 domain-containing protein → MNDEVVLRGRGIAKFRDQGEALVTRHGISFFGGVDPSTGVVRERGHELFGTDLTRRVLVFPKGKGSTVGSYVLYQLRKNGHAPAAIINVETEAIIAAGCILAEIPLVDRLEVDPVVAIRTGDWVEVDGRAGLVRVMRRGPDR, encoded by the coding sequence ATGAATGATGAGGTCGTCCTGAGGGGCAGAGGCATTGCGAAGTTCAGGGACCAAGGCGAGGCACTCGTCACCAGGCACGGGATCTCCTTCTTCGGCGGCGTAGACCCAAGTACTGGGGTGGTCAGGGAGAGGGGGCACGAGCTCTTCGGCACGGATTTGACGCGCAGGGTCCTCGTCTTCCCGAAGGGGAAGGGCAGCACGGTCGGCTCCTACGTCCTGTACCAGCTGAGGAAGAACGGGCACGCACCCGCGGCGATAATCAACGTGGAGACGGAGGCAATAATCGCCGCAGGGTGCATACTCGCCGAGATCCCGCTCGTCGACAGGCTGGAAGTTGACCCAGTTGTAGCCATCAGGACCGGGGACTGGGTCGAGGTGGACGGGAGAGCCGGACTCGTGAGGGTAATGAGGCGGGGACCAGACCGCTAG